One genomic segment of Musa acuminata AAA Group cultivar baxijiao chromosome BXJ3-3, Cavendish_Baxijiao_AAA, whole genome shotgun sequence includes these proteins:
- the LOC135634124 gene encoding uncharacterized protein LOC135634124 isoform X3 → MEVDPPLDLAPVLEAASEFASYPGLQNDASAKEFLDRFPLHTLFSVLQTKADVPGTEDTMVSCLDKIFRTKYGASLLLDYAPFMQAGLQANSQAVRRLACKAVSYLLENTGDRVGALQIIVAYNVYPLLLSCLVDGDEQTSAASLEAVKDIAQSPEGISIIFPGHGEGPFLIKNIAVQSSSLARIRILALVAKLFALSSSLATAVYSSNLLNLFEVEINNGHDMLTTLSALELLYELVESPHSSMFLLRTTLLQKLTSMVSNSSVDSVLRSRAALISGRILSSSDAYTAVDISSVTALLAAIDERLKVLGGQNTDEYESALEALGLIGAISQGATLLLSSSPVARHVIESAFDRHSRGKQLAGLHALASICGVDRPEDKMLLDSKAEENLRRLIYTAAANTSKLNPSGLILSILRQEPEIRLALTCKLQGYRLISGLVVRPWCLMEICLNPEIITIVTDAKIETAKTGMDARHHCCTVISTALSSSNLLQDAAVARTAAKLQEAVRRGPYIIKEHVEAQPVIMTAERF, encoded by the exons ATGGAGGTCGACCCACCGCTCGATCTCGCCCCCGTTCTCGAGGCGGCTTCGGAGTTTGCCTCTTACCCCG GATTGCAGAACGATGCTTCCGCCAAGGAGTTCCTCGATCGCTTCCCCCTCCATACGCTCTTCAG TGTTTTACAAACAAAAGCAGATGTACCTGGAACTGAAGACACTATGGTTTCTTGTTTAGATAAAATATTCAGAACAAAATATGGCGCCTCTCTTCTTCTAGACTATGCC CCATTTATGCAAGCAGGTCTACAAGCAAACTCTCAGGCTGTTAGACGCTTGGCATGCAAAGCT GTATCTTATCTTCTGGAGAACACTGGTGACAGGGTGGGTGCTCTCCAGATTATTGTTGCGTATAATGTTTATCCACTTCTGCTTAGCTGCTTAGTTGATGG TGATGAACAGACTTCAGCAGCTTCTCTTGAAGCAGTTAAAGATATTGCTCAATCCCCTGAAGGAATT AGCATCATTTTCCCAGGCCATGGTGAAGGACcttttctaataaaaaatataGCCGTGCAATCCTCTTCACTG GCCCGTATACGGATTTTAGCTCTTGTAGCAAAGTTATTCGCTCTTTCTAGCTCCCTTGCTACTGCAGTTTACAGCTCGAACCTGCTCAACTTGTTTGAGGTCGAAATTAACAATGGTCATGATATGTTGACAACTTTGAGTGCTTTGGAGCTTTTATATGAG TTAGTGGAATCTCCTCACAGCAGCATGTTCTTATTGAGAACGACCTTGCTTCAGAAATTAACTAGTATGGTCAG CAATTCATCAGTTGATTCAGTGTTACGATCAAGAGCAGCTTTGATTAGTGGAAGGATTCTTTCCTCATCCGATGCCTATACAGCTGTTGACATATCAA GTGTCACGGCACTGCTTGCGGCCATTGATGAAAGGCTGAAGGTTCTTGGTGGTCAGAATACAGATGAATATGAGAGTGCACTGGAAGCATTAGGTCTAATTGGAGCAA TAAGCCAAGGAGCAACTCTGTTACTTTCAAGTTCGCCTGTTGCAAGACATGTCATAGAATCTGCCTTCGATCGCCATAGTAGAGGCAAACAGTTG GCTGGTTTGCATGCCCTTGCTAGTATTTGTGGAGTTGACCGACCAGAAGATAAAATGTTACTTGACAGTAAGGCAGAGGAAAACCTTAGGCGCCTAATTTATACAGCAGCTGCCAACACTTCGAAGCTGAACCCATCA GGTCTAATTCTCTCCATACTACGACAGGAACCAGAAATAAGACTGGCT CTTACTTGCAAATTACAGGGTTATAGATTGATTTCTGGTTTAGTGGTTCGGCCTTGGTGTTTGATGGAGATCTGTTTAAACCCGGAGATTATTACCATTGTGACAGATGCCAAGATCGAGACTGCAAAAACTG GTATGGATGCCCGACATCATTGTTGCACGGTTATCAGTACTGCCCTATCCTCTTCGAATTTGCTTCAGGATGCTGCCGTTGCCAGAACAGCAGCAAAG TTGCAGGAAGCTGTTAGAAGGGGTCCATACATCATCAAGGAGCACGTTGAAGCTCAGCCCGTCATAATGACCGCCGAAAGATTTTGA
- the LOC135634124 gene encoding uncharacterized protein LOC135634124 isoform X2, with product MEVDPPLDLAPVLEAASEFASYPGLQNDASAKEFLDRFPLHTLFSVLQTKADVPGTEDTMVSCLDKIFRTKYGASLLLDYAPFMQAGLQANSQAVRRLACKAVSYLLENTGDRVGALQIIVAYNVYPLLLSCLVDGDEQTSAASLEAVKDIAQSPEGISIIFPGHGEGPFLIKNIAVQSSSLARIRILALVAKLFALSSSLATAVYSSNLLNLFEVEINNGHDMLTTLSALELLYELVESPHSSMFLLRTTLLQKLTSMVSNSSVDSVLRSRAALISGRILSSSDAYTAVDISSVTALLAAIDERLKVLGGQNTDEYESALEALGLIGAISQGATLLLSSSPVARHVIESAFDRHSRGKQLAGLHALASICGVDRPEDKMLLDSKAEENLRRLIYTAAANTSKLNPSGLILSILRQEPEIRLAIDFWFSGSALVFDGDLFKPGDYYHCDRCQDRDCKNWYGCPTSLLHGYQYCPILFEFASGCCRCQNSSKVAGSC from the exons ATGGAGGTCGACCCACCGCTCGATCTCGCCCCCGTTCTCGAGGCGGCTTCGGAGTTTGCCTCTTACCCCG GATTGCAGAACGATGCTTCCGCCAAGGAGTTCCTCGATCGCTTCCCCCTCCATACGCTCTTCAG TGTTTTACAAACAAAAGCAGATGTACCTGGAACTGAAGACACTATGGTTTCTTGTTTAGATAAAATATTCAGAACAAAATATGGCGCCTCTCTTCTTCTAGACTATGCC CCATTTATGCAAGCAGGTCTACAAGCAAACTCTCAGGCTGTTAGACGCTTGGCATGCAAAGCT GTATCTTATCTTCTGGAGAACACTGGTGACAGGGTGGGTGCTCTCCAGATTATTGTTGCGTATAATGTTTATCCACTTCTGCTTAGCTGCTTAGTTGATGG TGATGAACAGACTTCAGCAGCTTCTCTTGAAGCAGTTAAAGATATTGCTCAATCCCCTGAAGGAATT AGCATCATTTTCCCAGGCCATGGTGAAGGACcttttctaataaaaaatataGCCGTGCAATCCTCTTCACTG GCCCGTATACGGATTTTAGCTCTTGTAGCAAAGTTATTCGCTCTTTCTAGCTCCCTTGCTACTGCAGTTTACAGCTCGAACCTGCTCAACTTGTTTGAGGTCGAAATTAACAATGGTCATGATATGTTGACAACTTTGAGTGCTTTGGAGCTTTTATATGAG TTAGTGGAATCTCCTCACAGCAGCATGTTCTTATTGAGAACGACCTTGCTTCAGAAATTAACTAGTATGGTCAG CAATTCATCAGTTGATTCAGTGTTACGATCAAGAGCAGCTTTGATTAGTGGAAGGATTCTTTCCTCATCCGATGCCTATACAGCTGTTGACATATCAA GTGTCACGGCACTGCTTGCGGCCATTGATGAAAGGCTGAAGGTTCTTGGTGGTCAGAATACAGATGAATATGAGAGTGCACTGGAAGCATTAGGTCTAATTGGAGCAA TAAGCCAAGGAGCAACTCTGTTACTTTCAAGTTCGCCTGTTGCAAGACATGTCATAGAATCTGCCTTCGATCGCCATAGTAGAGGCAAACAGTTG GCTGGTTTGCATGCCCTTGCTAGTATTTGTGGAGTTGACCGACCAGAAGATAAAATGTTACTTGACAGTAAGGCAGAGGAAAACCTTAGGCGCCTAATTTATACAGCAGCTGCCAACACTTCGAAGCTGAACCCATCA GGTCTAATTCTCTCCATACTACGACAGGAACCAGAAATAAGACTGGCT ATTGATTTCTGGTTTAGTGGTTCGGCCTTGGTGTTTGATGGAGATCTGTTTAAACCCGGAGATTATTACCATTGTGACAGATGCCAAGATCGAGACTGCAAAAACTG GTATGGATGCCCGACATCATTGTTGCACGGTTATCAGTACTGCCCTATCCTCTTCGAATTTGCTTCAGGATGCTGCCGTTGCCAGAACAGCAGCAAAG TTGCAGGAAGCTGTTAG
- the LOC135634124 gene encoding uncharacterized protein LOC135634124 isoform X1 translates to MEVDPPLDLAPVLEAASEFASYPGLQNDASAKEFLDRFPLHTLFSVLQTKADVPGTEDTMVSCLDKIFRTKYGASLLLDYAPFMQAGLQANSQAVRRLACKAVSYLLENTGDRVGALQIIVAYNVYPLLLSCLVDGDEQTSAASLEAVKDIAQSPEGISIIFPGHGEGPFLIKNIAVQSSSLARIRILALVAKLFALSSSLATAVYSSNLLNLFEVEINNGHDMLTTLSALELLYELVESPHSSMFLLRTTLLQKLTSMVSNSSVDSVLRSRAALISGRILSSSDAYTAVDISSVTALLAAIDERLKVLGGQNTDEYESALEALGLIGAISQGATLLLSSSPVARHVIESAFDRHSRGKQLAGLHALASICGVDRPEDKMLLDSKAEENLRRLIYTAAANTSKLNPSGLILSILRQEPEIRLAGYRLISGLVVRPWCLMEICLNPEIITIVTDAKIETAKTGMDARHHCCTVISTALSSSNLLQDAAVARTAAKLQEAVRRGPYIIKEHVEAQPVIMTAERF, encoded by the exons ATGGAGGTCGACCCACCGCTCGATCTCGCCCCCGTTCTCGAGGCGGCTTCGGAGTTTGCCTCTTACCCCG GATTGCAGAACGATGCTTCCGCCAAGGAGTTCCTCGATCGCTTCCCCCTCCATACGCTCTTCAG TGTTTTACAAACAAAAGCAGATGTACCTGGAACTGAAGACACTATGGTTTCTTGTTTAGATAAAATATTCAGAACAAAATATGGCGCCTCTCTTCTTCTAGACTATGCC CCATTTATGCAAGCAGGTCTACAAGCAAACTCTCAGGCTGTTAGACGCTTGGCATGCAAAGCT GTATCTTATCTTCTGGAGAACACTGGTGACAGGGTGGGTGCTCTCCAGATTATTGTTGCGTATAATGTTTATCCACTTCTGCTTAGCTGCTTAGTTGATGG TGATGAACAGACTTCAGCAGCTTCTCTTGAAGCAGTTAAAGATATTGCTCAATCCCCTGAAGGAATT AGCATCATTTTCCCAGGCCATGGTGAAGGACcttttctaataaaaaatataGCCGTGCAATCCTCTTCACTG GCCCGTATACGGATTTTAGCTCTTGTAGCAAAGTTATTCGCTCTTTCTAGCTCCCTTGCTACTGCAGTTTACAGCTCGAACCTGCTCAACTTGTTTGAGGTCGAAATTAACAATGGTCATGATATGTTGACAACTTTGAGTGCTTTGGAGCTTTTATATGAG TTAGTGGAATCTCCTCACAGCAGCATGTTCTTATTGAGAACGACCTTGCTTCAGAAATTAACTAGTATGGTCAG CAATTCATCAGTTGATTCAGTGTTACGATCAAGAGCAGCTTTGATTAGTGGAAGGATTCTTTCCTCATCCGATGCCTATACAGCTGTTGACATATCAA GTGTCACGGCACTGCTTGCGGCCATTGATGAAAGGCTGAAGGTTCTTGGTGGTCAGAATACAGATGAATATGAGAGTGCACTGGAAGCATTAGGTCTAATTGGAGCAA TAAGCCAAGGAGCAACTCTGTTACTTTCAAGTTCGCCTGTTGCAAGACATGTCATAGAATCTGCCTTCGATCGCCATAGTAGAGGCAAACAGTTG GCTGGTTTGCATGCCCTTGCTAGTATTTGTGGAGTTGACCGACCAGAAGATAAAATGTTACTTGACAGTAAGGCAGAGGAAAACCTTAGGCGCCTAATTTATACAGCAGCTGCCAACACTTCGAAGCTGAACCCATCA GGTCTAATTCTCTCCATACTACGACAGGAACCAGAAATAAGACTGGCT GGTTATAGATTGATTTCTGGTTTAGTGGTTCGGCCTTGGTGTTTGATGGAGATCTGTTTAAACCCGGAGATTATTACCATTGTGACAGATGCCAAGATCGAGACTGCAAAAACTG GTATGGATGCCCGACATCATTGTTGCACGGTTATCAGTACTGCCCTATCCTCTTCGAATTTGCTTCAGGATGCTGCCGTTGCCAGAACAGCAGCAAAG TTGCAGGAAGCTGTTAGAAGGGGTCCATACATCATCAAGGAGCACGTTGAAGCTCAGCCCGTCATAATGACCGCCGAAAGATTTTGA